A stretch of DNA from Telopea speciosissima isolate NSW1024214 ecotype Mountain lineage chromosome 5, Tspe_v1, whole genome shotgun sequence:
TCACAGGTTCAAATATAAAGATCTATACATTGCCACAAAAAGGGTTCGAGGACAAAGAGCTTCTTGGAACTGGTGGATTTGGTAGGGTTTACAGAGGTGTATTGCCCAAAACCAAGACAGAGGTTGCAGTGAAGCGAGTCTCCCACAATTCAAGACAAGGGGAGAGAGAATTCATTTCTGAAATCATCAGTATCGGTAAATTGAGACATCGGAACATAGTAAGACTCTTGGGCTATTGCCGTCGCAAAGGAGAGCTCCTTCTAGTCTATGATTTCATGCCTAATGGGAGTCTTGACAAATTCCTTTTCGATCGAACAACGACAACAACAAAGACGATGCTGAATTGGTGTCAAAGATTTCAAATCATCAAAAGCGTGGCAGCCGCGTTGTTATATTTGCACGAAGAATGGGAACAAGTTGTGGTGCACAGAGACGTGAAGTCCAGTAATGTGTTATTAGACAAGGAGCTAAATGGAAGATTAGGAGATTTTGGGCTTGCAAGATTATATGATCATGGAACTGACCCTCAAACCACTCATGTAGTAGGGACACTTGGTTATCTTGCACCAGAACTTTGTGAAACTGGGAAAGCAAAGCCTAGTGTGGATGTGTTTGCATTTGGGGCTTTTTTGCTGGAAGTTGCTTGTGGCAGGAGGCCCATAGAGTCTGAAGAAGCATCTGAAGAGTGTTTGGTGTTGGTGGATTGGGTGATCTCATGTTGGAGTGAGGGCAAGATTCTTGATACTGTGGACCCAAAATTAGGACTGAATTATGAAGTGGAGGAAATGGAATTAGTGTTAAAACTTGGATTAATTTGCTCCCACAATATTCCAACTGCAAGGCCACGCATGCGACAAGTCATACGCTATTTGGAGGGAGAGGTTCCTCTACCAGAGTTGCAATCTTTTGTGCCTTCAGGAGGTTCAAGTGATGTCTCTGTTTGCTGTTCTTATGCGATGACTCGGTCATCATCTATTGCAGAATCTGTACTCTCTGGAGGACGTTGAGTTTGTTGGGTTAtaggttttgagtgtaatcCAAGTATTGTCTAATTAGATAGAATGGGTACGTTAGATTGGGCTTCTGGTTGGTTTATATGATGATGTAGACAAGCAAGTTCAACTGTAAGCTTTTAATCCTTTAAtaagttttcttttgtttctcagTGGTCCTTTGTAAGGTTACTAATTAAGTCTGGggaatttcttttcctttggtttcttttctgtttttttttttaataataaataataacatTATAAAAGGAAAccgaaatataaaaatatatcgAATGGGACAAAACCATCTCACACCTCACACTGTCCATGGCGTGTGGACTCGTTTAAGTAGCCGTTTGGTGTTTATTTTGGGTTgtattttcacctttcacacTCCATGGACTGTGTGAGATGGGTTGCAGTGGTTACCTGCAAGGGAAGGGGTTCAAATTCTACTTGAAGGAGTCGAACTTGAAGGGCCCAAGAGGAGAATTGGGATTTCACTAATGGGTTGTCTATGTGAGGATATGGTCAAGCAACACGGCAGCACACTGATTTTCACAGATGCAAGGGTGATGCTCACAAACAACCAATGCAGAGATGCAgcagctctaataccatgtaaaTTGATAACACTACAAGAAATCCTATTTTTTCCGACGGTAAGAAATATGGTCCGTAGCCAAATATCATTTTCTACAACGGTTAATATAGTAGCGTAGCAGAATATTATTTTCCGAGACGGTTTATAACTATCCGTCGTGGAAACTCTAATTGGGCAACGGTGTGTATTTTCTCCCGTGGAATTGTATTTTTGCCGACGGTTAGAAACATGGTCCGTAGCCAAATATCGTAGCAAAATATTATTTTCCTCGACGGCTCTAAATTATCTGTCATAGAAACTCAAATTGGGCGACGGTGTATATTTTTCCGTcgtaaaaaatatatttataatgacGGTACTATAAAGTTCGTCATGGATTACACATGTATAACGACGGTATAAGTCTTACCGTCGCCAAAATAGATATGTTTAACGACAGTACTAAAGATACCGTCGCCCAATTGCCTTAAATTTTTAGCTGGCTCCTGAGTTTCCAGCTTCCCGCTTTCTTCTATCCCATTCCCTCATGAaacagctctctctctctctctctctctctctctctctctttagcCAACCATCTCTACCCCATTCTCGCACGACAGAGAAGAGATCAGCGGTCAAGCGCTAGCTCCTCGAAGTTCTATTCCTCACCGTCATCACGAAATCGAAGTGGAAGGCTTCCCTCTGTTGATTTCTAGCCTGCTGTCATTACTGCTGGCCGGAGTACCTCCTTTTTCCGATGAGTTTTACATTTTCCGATCTCAAACCTGCCACCAACAATTTCAGTGTTTCAAAAGCCTCTCTCATCgtgaaaccctaacctccaaTCGGACTCACACCTCTTTGATTCCCTAGCCGCAACCCCTTCTCTACTATCGCTTCCCCCATCTCTCGCAACCTTCCCACTCCCTTCTCTCTGTCCGCCTCCCCCTCGAGCGGGTGGCTACGGTGCAACGAGTTCTCtctggtttgtctctttctctctctctctctctctctctctctctctctctctctctctctctctctctctctctctatttaagGTTGAGTGCAATGTTTCCATTTCACGGTTTTgttgagctttttttttttttttggggtttaaagCTTTGTATATGTTTAAAGATATAAGTATTTGTACAGCTTAATTTTTTCTGGGTTTAAAGCATTTGTATGTCGTTTAAAGCTATAAGCATTTCTGGGTTTAATTCTTACTAGTGTCTAAGAATTGAGTAGATTAGCATTGGTCCATTAGGGGGAATGGCAGAGATGGTTTTGAGCAAAAGGTCTTTAAATGGTTTTATTTgtgattttggtttaaaaacATTAAGCCATGGATGAGGCACTTCCCAAAGTCCTCTATTTCTAAGTTTTTTGTCCTCTTGCTCCACCCGGTTGTTAAATCAAAGTAGGAGGTATCATTAATCTGTGCAATACTTGATTATGGCAGTAGGCTTAATTGTGAAAATACTTGATCCATAAcctgaaaaataataatactaataattaaatgaaaatttgttCTTCCTTAGCCCTGAAATTAACTGTAACTTGTTTAGAACCTCTTGAACAACTGTTGCCTCATTATATAACAGTGCCACTTCAATAATATAATCGGCAACGGCATCATTGATGCTTGAAGGCTAATTACTTAGTAGTAAATGAGCCAAGGGTTCACTATTTCCTGATCTCTAATAAAGAAACTGAAATCATTGTAGTACAATCTTATATGTTTTACCTGCAGATAGAGATCAAAGTAACAAGCATTCAATTAATGGacaataatatataaatatagtttGTATTAATCATATATATCTGATCACCCGCCATAGGAGGTGCAATCTCTAATATGATCCTTAATCTTACGATAATACCAAACTGCCCTAGTCCACCTAAAACTCCATAGAAAAGTTcaaaatttttctcttttgaacAAGTCACAAaatctcctctcttccttcactcataaaaaactccaaacaaGTCAAATCTCCAGGTAAcccaaaattaaagattcatttatttaatataattcCTTTTATTCTAGGTTCAAAAACAACAAAGTACGTAATCACCCACAAGGTAGGACGCAAGACCGTAATTGGAAACTATTGATATTTGATAAATCGTAACTCAGATGGGGTGGGGAACAAGGTCGAACAGGCCTCTAAGATGGATGAATAACTCCTTTAAGTGTGATTGAGATCCAATGGTTAAATTAGGAAATATAGACAAAGTTCTGAAATTAGTAAGTAGGTTCGGAATTAGTAACTGACTAATTTTCAATAGAACTAACTAGTGGATGTGGTTCAACTTCTCGGTCAATGGAAGAATACTAGTGGTGGAGGAACTATCCAAATAATCTCAAAGATCTCACTGGGCGATTGAGAAATATAAGGAAGGAGAAGTTTCAGCAATAGACCTCCAAGAAAAGGTCGAACTCACAATATATCAAAGAACACAACTCCAAAGTAGGTTAAGGAACAGTTGTAGGGATTAAGCatcactacaagaaatatgatttttcgcGACGGTAAGAAATATGTTCCGTAGCCAAATATAATTTTCAACGACGGATACCATAGTATGTTTATTTCATGTATATCTCCTTTTAGAATGTTTTTTCAAGAATCTCTTAATTGCTTCCTAACAAAACGGCTATGTAATTTGTCTACCTTGTTATACCAACTATGCATGTTGTCTCATTAGACTCGTAGTCTTATTGAATGTAGTAACTATTATTTCTTTCAAGATTTCAAAATTgatataaattagaaacatTTAGTATTTCATGTATGGTTGGGGTTTTATTGGATCCGCTTTGCCTCACCACACCCTATATTGAGATGGATTGGGGCGTGATGAGTTTTTGTTTATAATTTAGTGGTGACAggttggtttggttcaagaCCTAGGATATGGTGGTACAGGAATGACTAGccacaaataaaaaagagaaaagaaagagaagaataagaatactTACAAGAGGGGGGAAAATCTAACTTCCAATTACTTACAGTCACCAATAATTTGTTTCCAATGTTACCTGAAATTTGCATAGTCAACATTACCGTAAAGGACCCAGAATCAAGTCCATAAGAATCGTGTCAAATAAATTCtgagaaatgcacccaaagtcaGTGGAACCAATAGCCTCGCTATGGTCTAGAACAGCAGGTCTGTCAATAACCCTCCAAAAGAGCAATATCAGTAAGATCTGTTTGCAACTCTcatcacaatgcatattacgtGTGAGGAATGGGTTGCTAAAATTACAAGTGAATCCGACAGTTAGATTGGGAAAAATCAAGAGGTTGTGATGactaaaattagaaatataAGGTTAGAATCAGCAGCAAACAGCAACTTAAGTGAAAAAATAGCAAGccttaaaatagaaattaaggaaCAAATTAGTATAGTAAATAGAAAGTAGCTGGACAGAATTAGAAACGAAGCCAATAAGGCTCTGTATGGCAATGTTTCTATTCTAAAAAATCGATTCTAGGTGGGGGGCCTGCTGTCGATCCCTTTTGCCATTTCTAAGGATGTGTTTGAGAGAATTAGAGTTGGATGGAAGGTGTATGGCATAGCTCGTAAAGCTGGTGAACTCCAAATTCCAAGTTCTAACTATCAGTTCATCTCATGTGACCTCTTAGACCCAATTCAAACTACAGAGAAGGACTCTTTGCTTGAAGATGTAACTCATGTGTATTGGATCACTTGGGCAAGCCAATACCCATTGGATTCCCCTGAGTGTTGTGAACAGAACAAAGCTATGATGTCCAATGCTTTGAATGCTATTCTCCCTAAATCCAAAGCATTAAAACATATCTCCCTTCAAACTGGAGGTAAGCACTATCTCTCTCTTACTAGCCCTTCTAATAGTAAACCAATTCTTTACTATGAAGATAGCCCAAGAGTTGATGAAGGTCACATCTTCAACTACATTCTTGAGGATTTGTTGATGGAGAAACTAGAAGGGAAGGTGGCTTGGTCAGTTCACAGACCAGGATTGCTTATTGGGATTTCTAATAGAACTTATTATAACTTCATAGGTGGGCTTTGTGTCTATGCTTCAATATGTAAATATCTTAACCTTCCCTTCTTATTTGGAGGTTCAAAAGAGTGTTGGGAAGAAGTTTATATTGATGGTGCAGATGCAAGGCTTGTTGCTGAACAACATATTTGGGcataaacaaatgaaaatatcTCATCTACTAAAGGTCAAGCATTTAATGTCACGAATGGTCCAAGCTTCACTTGGAAGGAAATCTGGCCTGCATTTGGAATAAAATTTGGAGTGaaattgattgaagaagaaatgtttTCACAGGATTTACGGTTTTCGGAATTCATGGCTGATAAGGGAAGTATATGGGAAGAGACTGTGAAGAAGGAAGGTCTGAGACAAACCAAGATGGAAGATCTAGCTAATTGGCCTTTCATGGATATCTTATTCAGATGCTCACACAAGATTTTGCTGTCACCGGAAAAGGCTAATAAGCTTGGTTTCACGATGATGTCCAAAATATAGTTGCAGTCCTAGTATATGTGGCCCTTACTATTATTAACCTATTTACTAGATCAAtaagagatctatttttcttAATAATAGAGACAGTCTTAATTACCAAATTATTATCCAACATAAATGAGCCATTGTGAAGAGCTTTGGTTCAACCATCAAGCTAGGTCCTCGCTAATAAAAGGGTGATTAATTAAGGTGGTCAACTGCTAATATATCTGAATGAAGTAACATGTAACAGCACAATAGTTCTGCTATGGATTTGGCATAGGATCCATAGTTGtgaaggcatcgcctaggcgccttggacgccttgttcgcctagttggtgtcaccttcaactttggccctctccaccgccttgggtcgcctaacacCCATGACAGCTATGATAGGATCAGGTGGGATTCCTGTTTCATAGCCTTCATCCTTTTTTCTCCGTTGATCAAGTAGATCAGGTTAGTTTTCTGTAACTTTTCTCTACATTGCACAAGTTAATTCTCCCTTTTATCTTGATTCTACTTGTTTTACTTTCATacttttcattcatccaaaaaaaaatcatacttTTATGCTAATCGGTTTCAGCCTTACTTTACCTTTATTTCTATTCTGTGTACCTTGGTTCTTATCCTCATCTTAGATCTGTTTTAAACCTACAAAAAAGCTATTGATTTCGATCTAAgtctttgtttttggttttcttatcTCAAGTTTGATTGCAGACCACTGATAAACCATGCCCAGGAGTTGGATTGGAAAGTCAAGGTATCCAAATTTCTGACTTTCTTCACAATATAAATTAGAAGTCAACAAATTCATAGAGTATGCATTTTCTAGTATTGCAGTAAGAAATCGGATACTATGCCCATGTGTAAATTGCGTAAATCAACTACGCATGACTAGAGATACAGTGTTAGAACATTTGATAGTTGATGGAATCCTATGGAATTATACGAAATGGAGTTACCATGGGGAAGGTTCATCTTCACATATAATTCACCATGTTAACACAGTGGTACATGAGGAAGGTGAAACATATGATGTTACACATACTATGTTAAATGAGATGCGTGGAATAAATACAAATGAAGAAATAGAGGATGGTGTCACCAGTGAGTGTACAGAGGGTCGGAGTACCGTCGATGATAAATTTGATCGATTGATGGAAGATGCAAAGAAGGAGTTGTATCCAGGATGCGTGAAGTTTACCAGACTACCAGACTATCCTTCATTCTTCGTATATATCACATAAAATGCCTTTGCAAAATGACCGACAAAGCATTCACAATGCTGTTAGAGTTGTTGCAAGAGGCACTTCCCGAGCCGaatactttaccaaaaaatatgtACGAAACAAAGAAGATCATCAAGGACTTGGGGCTTAATTACAACAAGATTGATGCGTGCCCAAATGATTGTATGTTGTATTGGAAGGGACAAGAGAAAGCCACGACTTGCTCCAAATGTGGTACTTCAAGATATACATCAGTAGATAAGAAAATCCCGGCTAAGACATTACGCCATTTTCCATTGATCCCAAGGTTGCAAAGGTTATACATGTCGTCTAAAACCTCATTTAACATGAGGTGGCACTACGAGGGTCGTACAAATGATCAAAGGTTACGACACCCAGCTGATGGGCAAGCGTGGAAAGAGTTTGATAAGTTGCATCCTACTTTTAGTGAGGAGCCTCGTAATATCAGACTTGGATTAGCTAGTGATGGATTCAACCCGTTCAAGTCAATGAGTGTAAAGTATAGCATATGGCCTGTTGTTGTGATGCCTTACAATTTGCCACCATGGATGTGCATGAAGCCAGAGTATCTCATGCTTACTTTGCTTATTCCTGGACCACGACAACCTGGCAAtgatatagatatatatttacAACCATTGATAGAAGAGTTGAAAGAATTATGGAACACTGGGGTTGTAACTTACGATGCATATAAGAAGGAGAAGTTTAAGCTAAATGCATGTTTGTTATGGACCATTAATGATTTCCCGGCTTATGCGGTATTATCGGGTTGGAGTACTAAAGGTGTTTTCGCTTGTCCATGCTGCAACAAGAATACTACTTCTCATTGGCTTAAATATGGGAGGAAACACTGTTATTTAGGTCATCATCGATTCCTTCCCCAAGGACATAGATTTCGACGTGATAAAAAGAGCTTTGATGGCTATGAGGAACATGAACTACAACCAAAGCCACTATCGGGTTACGATATTTTGGAGGAGCTGGAAGGTGTTCAGTTTCctttatttgggaaagatattATTGACAagcatgggaagaagaagaagaggcgaAGGAAGTTAAAACAGCCAAAGCTTCCATttaattggaagaagaagagtatatTCTTTGAATTTCCATACTGGAGATCTAATCTAATCCGTCACAATTTAGACGTGATGCATATTGAGAAGCACGTATGTGATAGTATCATTGGCACATTGTTGGATCTTAAAAAAAAGACAAAGGATAACGTGAAGGCACGTTTAGATCTAAGAGAGATCGAAATACGATCAGTTCTTCACCCAAAGTTTATTGAAGGGAAGGATAAAATATTCATACCTCCAGCATGCTACACAATGTCTACTGCTGACAAAGATTTGTTTTGTTCCGTTTTAAGGGGTGTAAAAGTTCCAGATGGCCTTTGCAGTAATATCTCACGGTGTGTGCAAGAACGTAACATATTAGGAATGAAGAGCCATGATTGTCATATCATGATGCAACAACTTCTTCCGGTAGCATTGCGTGGTGTGTTGCCTAAGAATGTTACCATTATATTAATACAATTATGTGCATTTTTTCGGGATTTGTGTAGTAAAGTTGGGAAAGAGGAGGACTTTAAAAGGCTTGGTGAAAGTGTAGGCATAACACTTAGCAATATGGAAAAGCTTTTCCCACCTTCATTCTTTGATATTATGGttcacttgattattcatttagCCCATGAAGCTATCTTGGCTGGTCCAGTACAATACCGTTGGATGTATCCAATAGAGAGGTTAGTGTGAAATTTTTGGCTTAAAAAGTGAAGCTACTAGTGTAGGTTTCATATTATGATCATTAAATAATGTCATAAATTTATTTGTGTTTAGGTTCCTTAAACAACTTAAGGACTACGTGCGCAATCTTAGTCGGCCAGAGGGATCAATAGCAGAAGGATACATTGGGGATGAGTGTTTGACTTTCTGCTCTAGATACTTTGAAGGTGTGGAAACAAGGTCGAATAGAGCGATAAAAAATGCAGGTTCAACAGAACTAGAACATCCAATCTCTATTTTCTCAAGAACAGGTAGGCCTGTAGGGAAGTGTAAGATATTACGACTAGACATTCAAGAAAGGGACCAGGCTCATCGGTACGTGCTAAACAACTATGATGGATTAAATGAATACCGAAAGTAAGTAttactgtagacactgatttttgtcaccccctaaatggcaatgatgacaatgggacatggacgatggacgacgcacccccccccctctcttttcaaacccaaagatacctggcccATAGGACCAAGAACcgtgctgagcacaaaatggcccattttaggcccaaaaacaaggaaaaatggcactgcggggaggtgtaccggatttccacggcactgtggggaggtgtaccggatttccacggcgccatgagggggtgtgacatcagcctgctgacgtcgcccacggcgccgtggaaaagccccccacggcgccgtggacatctccacggcaccgtggaggacttttcggccaggagagagaaaatgtccctccctataaataggagggtcccctcccacatttcccaaggaactttgggtagagagaccctccccaagtgattcctagtatttttgtctcccttttcaccctcatttctcctccttctctcatgagtgtgtgagtatttgaagttttcttgaggtggacagatccttcgattgtccctctgagtatagagcactttggctccttagctttggtatcccgtctgtgcacggataaccatcgaagCTCCCTTGTTACAAatgttattctgtctgtttactcttttccaaatcactcgaaagagccgttactctgccaagaaagaagcagcgtcggtccatttgtccatctcccctgagccaggggcatacaaccacacaggtataatcattgcatttttgttgatccaatgtagtcctttcatattttaccattttagtccgcatttttcacatatataatgtagtttattatgctttagctCAATTCAtcgcatctgaatgtagttcatactatcccccatccccgtaataagagagaaacaacattcgtccttatgtaacatctaacacagagagaccggctttggccgggcgaggtgggtgcctaacaccttcccacactcgtaacctgatcccttacccgaacctttggtcggaccatatgaagtcacgtagcccgattccgctcaccatgggtagggctacacttaatgggtcctaggccctaaccctaggtggcgacttctcattatgttaacatattttaacgcatgatcccaatcccctatttatcatacattgacaatgttacccacatccatacacacacacatgtatctcccaaaaccctatgtcatcaatacccaaacaaaaaagggctgaggaaaccttcgttaaggaggaccgcggtacttacagtagcgacttcactggggactcGGTGGgcaaatgtccacccgag
This window harbors:
- the LOC122663380 gene encoding uncharacterized protein LOC122663380, encoding MTDKAFTMLLELLQEALPEPNTLPKNMYETKKIIKDLGLNYNKIDACPNDCMLYWKGQEKATTCSKCGTSRYTSVDKKIPAKTLRHFPLIPRLQRLYMSSKTSFNMRWHYEGRTNDQRLRHPADGQAWKEFDKLHPTFSEEPRNIRLGLASDGFNPFKSMSVKYSIWPVVVMPYNLPPWMCMKPEYLMLTLLIPGPRQPGNDIDIYLQPLIEELKELWNTGVVTYDAYKKEKFKLNACLLWTINDFPAYAVLSGWSTKGVFACPCCNKNTTSHWLKYGRKHCYLGHHRFLPQGHRFRRDKKSFDGYEEHELQPKPLSGYDILEELEGVQFPLFGKDIIDKHGKKKKRRRKLKQPKLPFNWKKKSIFFEFPYWRSNLIRHNLDVMHIEKHVCDSIIGTLLDLKKKTKDNVKARLDLREIEIRSVLHPKFIEGKDKIFIPPACYTMSTADKDLFCSVLRGVKVPDGLCSNISRCVQERNILGMKSHDCHIMMQQLLPVALRGVLPKNVTIILIQLCAFFRDLCSKVGKEEDFKRLGESVGITLSNMEKLFPPSFFDIMVHLIIHLAHEAILAGPVQYRWMYPIERFLKQLKDYVRNLSRPEGSIAEGYIGDECLTFCSRYFEGVETRSNRAIKNAGSTELEHPISIFSRTGRPVGKCKILRLDIQERDQAHRYVLNNYDGLNEYRKLHKEKLQRLMGRKSRPHLISTRHAKEFPAWFNEHILHLRQNGEEVPHHIRWLARGPNLDVRSYNEYIYNGIKFRKDLKVILFHCDWADNRKGVEEDELGFVLVNFNHLLYSSRDQLAEPFVLPSQAKQVFYIVDSHRPEWQVTMRPKSRDIFDMGQQDPDRDDLDQTYTQSTLQYRQYVEHSEDDGDASLSWVRSDVEGIIIDTPIGLINSMESSDDDISN